DNA from Polaribacter sp. NJDZ03:
GAGTGTTGCCGGTGCTTATTGGCGTGGTGATGAAAAAAATAATCAGTTAACACGTGTTTATGGAATTAGTTTCCCAAAACAAAAGTTATTAACTGAATATTTAGAGTTATTAGAAGAAGCTAAAAAACGTGACCACAGAAAACTAGGTAAGGAATTAGAATTGTTTACTTTTTCTCAGAAAGTTGGTGCTGGTTTACCTTTGTGGTTACCAAATGGTACTGCTTTACGTAATCGCTTACAAGATTTCTTAAAAATCGCACAAAAGAAAGCTGGTTACGAAGAAGTAATGACTCCACATATTGGCCAAAAAGAACTATATGTTACATCTGGTCATTATGAAAAATATGGTGCAGATAGTTTTCAGCCGATAAAAACGCCTAAAATGGATGAGGAGTTTTTATTAAAACCAATGAATTGTCCACATCACTGTGAAATTTATAACTTTAAACCTTATTCTTATAAAGATTTACCTAAGCGTTTTGCAGAATTTGGTACCGTATATAGATATGAACAAAGTGGTGAATTACACGGCTTAACACGAGTTAGAGGTTTTACGCAAGATGATGCGCATATTTTTTGCACACCAGAACAATTAGATCAAGAATTTAAAGATGTTATAGATTTAGTTTTATATGTTTTTGGTTCTTTAGGTTTTGAAGATTTTACTGCTCAGGTTTCTATTAGAGATAAAAGTAACCCTGACAAGTATATAGGAGATGCTGAAACTTGGGATGCTGCAGAACAAGCAATTATTAACGCTGCTACAGATAAAGGTTTAGATTTTGTGATTGAAGAAGGTGAAGCTGCCTTTTATGGACCTAAATTAGACTTTATGGTGAAGGACGCTTTGGGAAGAAGTTGGCAACTTGGAACGATACAAGTTGACTATAATTTACCAAAACGTTTTGATTTAACCTACAAAGGAGCCGATAACCAGCTACACAGACCAGTGATGATTCACAGAGCACCGTTTGGTTCTATGGAGCGCTTTATTGCGGTATTACTAGAGCATACGGGCGGTAACTTCCCTCTTTGGTTAACTCCGGATCAGGTTATCTTATTGCCAATCAGTGATAAATATGAAAAATATTCAGAAAAAGTTTTAAAATCGTTAGAAAATTCCGAAATTCGCGCCCTGGTAGATAACCGAAGTGAGAAAACTGGTCGTAAGATTAGAGATGCAGAAGTTAGCAAAGTACCGTTTATGGTAATTGTTGGTGAAAAAGAAGAACAGGATGGCACAGTTTCTGTAAGAAGACATGGTGAAGGAGATCTTGGTACCTTTACAATTGAAGAATTTATTTCTTTAATTAAAGCAGAAGAAAGTAAAACATTGAAGAAATTTTAATTAATTTTGAAATTCGTCTAGAAAATAAAAAGGTTGGAAAACAACCATTAGTTAAATTTAAAATTTATAAGTCATAGCAATTCGTAGAAGCAGGTCAAGAAGACCGTTAAGAGTAATCAAAGAAGATCAACATAGAATTAATGAGAAAATAAGATATGTTGACGAAGTTCGTCTTGTGGGCGATAATATAGAAGTTGGTGTATATCCTTTAGATAAAGCTAAAGAATTAGCCAGAGAACAGGAATTGGATTTGGTTGAAATATCACCAAAAGCTAAGCCACCTGTTTGTAAAATTATTGATTACAAGAAGTACTTGTATGAGCAGAAAAAACGTGAAAAAGTTTTAAAATCGAAAGCTACAAAAGTGACGATTAAAGAAATACGTTTTGGACCTCAAACTGATGAGCATGATTATGAATTTAAAAAGAAACATGCTCTTAAGTTCTTACAAGAAGGTGCTAAATTAAAAGCATTTGTATTCTTTAAAGGGCGTTCTATTATATTTAAAGAACAAGGTCAAATTTTATTATTAAAATTAGCCCAAGAGTTAGAAGAGTATGGTAAAGTAGAACAGTTACCAAAATTAGAAGGTAAACGTATGATTATGTTTATTGCTCCTAAAAAACTAAAATAAAAAGAGTTTTTAAAGTTTAAAGCTTCTTAGAGATTTTAAAGTTAGGTATTACTTAACTTTAAAACTTTTTGGACTAATAACTTTAATACTAAAGATAATAAGCAAGTTAAAAACGAAGGAGAGATGCCTAAAATGAAAACCAAATCTAGCGCCAAAAAACGATTTAAAGTTACTGGTACTGGGAAAATCAAAAGAAAGCACGCGTTTAAAAGTCACATCTTAACAAAGAAGTCTAAAAAACGTAAATTAAGGTTAACTCATGACGGTTTAGTTCATAAAGCCGATGAGTCTAACATTAAGCAAATGTTAAACTTGAAATAAGTTTAACTAGGGAATTTAATTATTAACCATGGAGCTAGGCCAAAAATAAAAAGTATTCATAATTGAATCGCCTACTACAAAACACATTGAAATTATGCCAAGATCAGTAAATTCAGTAGCCTCAAGAAAAAGAAGAAAAAAAATCTTGAAGGCTGCAAAAGGTTACTTCGGACGTAGAAAAAACGTTTACACAGTAGCAAAAAATGCAGTTGAAAAAGGTATGCTTTATGCATACAGAGACCGTAAAAACAATAAGAGAAACTTCCGTTCTTTATGGATTGTGCGTATTAACGCTGCAGCTCGTTTACACGGAATGTCTTACTCTCAGTTTATGGGGAAAGTGAAAGCTAACCAAATCGAATTAAACCGTAAGGTTTTAGCAGATTTAGCTGTTAACAACCCAGACGCTTTTAAGGCAGTTGTAGAAAAAATAAAATAAATAATAATACTTGCTTATAATAAAAACCCAAACAATAACGTTTGGGTTTTTTTTATAAATTTACAGATATTAAAAACCAACCAATGAAATCATTATTAATTACCTTGCTATTACTTACTGCTACTATTTCTTTTGCACAAGAAACAGAAGAAGGAACAAACTCTATTGAAAACCAATTTGATAATATCT
Protein-coding regions in this window:
- the rpmI gene encoding 50S ribosomal protein L35 translates to MPKMKTKSSAKKRFKVTGTGKIKRKHAFKSHILTKKSKKRKLRLTHDGLVHKADESNIKQMLNLK
- the infC gene encoding translation initiation factor IF-3: MKEDQHRINEKIRYVDEVRLVGDNIEVGVYPLDKAKELAREQELDLVEISPKAKPPVCKIIDYKKYLYEQKKREKVLKSKATKVTIKEIRFGPQTDEHDYEFKKKHALKFLQEGAKLKAFVFFKGRSIIFKEQGQILLLKLAQELEEYGKVEQLPKLEGKRMIMFIAPKKLK
- the rplT gene encoding 50S ribosomal protein L20 — its product is MPRSVNSVASRKRRKKILKAAKGYFGRRKNVYTVAKNAVEKGMLYAYRDRKNNKRNFRSLWIVRINAAARLHGMSYSQFMGKVKANQIELNRKVLADLAVNNPDAFKAVVEKIK
- the thrS gene encoding threonine--tRNA ligase — encoded protein: MIKITLPDGTIKEFAKNSTPMDVAKSISEGFARNVISANFNDVTIETSTPLTTDGSLILYTFNDNGGKKAFWHSSAHVLAEAILSFYPKAKLTIGPAIDNGFYYDIDLGDDVISDKDFPSIEKKFLEIARGKHEFSLRSVSKADALSLYKAENNEYKVELIENLTDGEITFCDHSNFTDLCRGGHIPNTGIIKAIKITSVAGAYWRGDEKNNQLTRVYGISFPKQKLLTEYLELLEEAKKRDHRKLGKELELFTFSQKVGAGLPLWLPNGTALRNRLQDFLKIAQKKAGYEEVMTPHIGQKELYVTSGHYEKYGADSFQPIKTPKMDEEFLLKPMNCPHHCEIYNFKPYSYKDLPKRFAEFGTVYRYEQSGELHGLTRVRGFTQDDAHIFCTPEQLDQEFKDVIDLVLYVFGSLGFEDFTAQVSIRDKSNPDKYIGDAETWDAAEQAIINAATDKGLDFVIEEGEAAFYGPKLDFMVKDALGRSWQLGTIQVDYNLPKRFDLTYKGADNQLHRPVMIHRAPFGSMERFIAVLLEHTGGNFPLWLTPDQVILLPISDKYEKYSEKVLKSLENSEIRALVDNRSEKTGRKIRDAEVSKVPFMVIVGEKEEQDGTVSVRRHGEGDLGTFTIEEFISLIKAEESKTLKKF